In one Helicoverpa zea isolate HzStark_Cry1AcR chromosome 5, ilHelZeax1.1, whole genome shotgun sequence genomic region, the following are encoded:
- the LOC124630698 gene encoding protein odr-4 homolog, whose protein sequence is MVRTVYSPEYCLQYLEQYASKEVFVIGLILGQTTGARENVIHLARTPDEKSSENPSETSYVLDKLETKTLLNVSEAWVADHAKHVTRMLPGGMFVQGIFITCDEDIFEDPNSFSKVKSIVNHIYKAMSVNQYMFGNCPYSNERLMLHMCTSTKVLTCKSIEVGVPSKSTVIKPVDWKFLPKPQQWQRLDCYYEFDDVYPVIVKKSGISVKQQFQQILESAHKTIESSIMFIDGELKDNTEVLEQLFKKKKPKSNSKQMQQELPKSMNVSLFVPFENSLPETVEYLECDGSIHFSGVVSSSVFMYPKATVSETIAAVKQDIIRSLASRFTMHCDALIDDNLLPEEKVCFNEPPRRVLVPVGSLYLCDYLFPGEAPAEALLSVRELLDLQITEADVVCDVETPADTSEFDALDRDASSEELLATPQEASQFMYITGICFAMFVLIVSIIIHYYDGIVEVFSKIFSKSVV, encoded by the exons atggtCCGGACAGTGTATTCTCCAGAATATTGCTTACAATATTTAGAGCAATATGCTTCTAAAGAAGTATTTGTAATAGGATTGATTCTTGGGCAG ACTACTGGCGCGCGGGAGAATGTCATCCACTTGGCTCGAACCCCAGATGAGAAAAGCTCTGAAAATCCATCGGAAACCAGTTATGTGCTGGACAAACTGGAAACAAAGACGTTATTGAATGTATCTGAGGCATGGGTCGCTGACCATGCTAAACATGTCACTAGAATGCTTCCTGGTGGCATGTTTGTTCAAG GTATCTTCATTACATGCGATGAGGACATTTTCGAGGATCCAAATAGTTTCAGTAAAGTGAAATCCATTGTGAACCACATATACAAAGCAATGAGTGTCAATCAGTACATGTTTGGTAACTGTCCTTACTCAAATGAAAGGCTAATGTTACATATGTGTACAAGTACTAAAGTGCTTACTTGTAAGAGTATAGAAGTGGGAGTGCCAAGCAAAAGTACAGTTATCAAGCCTGTTGATTGGAAATTCTTGCCCAAACCCCAGCAATGGCAAAGGTTGGACTGCTACTATGAGTTTGACGATGTCTATCCTGTGATTGTGAAGAAGAGTGGTATATCTGTTAAGCAACAGTTTCAG CAAATCCTGGAATCAGCtcacaaaacaattgaatccAGCATCATGTTCATAGATGGTGAATTGAAAGACAATACAGAAGTACTAGAACAACTTTTCAAAAAGAAGAAACCCAAAAGTAATTCCAAACAGATGCAACAAGAACTTCCTAAATCAATGAATGTGTCATTATTTGTGCCATTT GAAAACTCTCTGCCTGAAACAGTGGAATACTTAGAATGCGATGGAAGTATACATTTCAGTGGAGTGGTGTCTTCAAGCGTGTTCATGTACCCTAAGGCGACAGTCAGTGAAACTATTGCAGCTGTGAAACAAGACATTATCAGATCACTAGCATCACGGTTCACAATGCACTGTGATGCTTTAATTGATGATAATTTACTTCCTGAAG AAAAGGTGTGTTTCAACGAGCCACCACGCCGAGTTCTAGTTCCCGTGGGGTCTCTATACCTCTGTGATTACCTGTTTCCCGGCGAAGCGCCCGCTGAGGCCCTTCTGTCGGTACGAGAGCTTTTGGACCTACAGATCACAGAGGCTGATGTTGTCTGCGATGTCGAAACGCCTGCTG ATACATCTGAATTCGATGCCTTAGACAGAGATGCGAGCAGTGAGGAGCTATTGGCTACGCCTCAGGAAGCCAGCCAGTTCATGTACATTACGGGAATTTGTTTCGCGATGTTCGTGCTTATCGTCTCCATCATCATACACTACTATGACGGAATCGTCGaagttttcagtaaaatattctCTAAATCTGTTGTGtga